A window from Triticum aestivum cultivar Chinese Spring chromosome 6D, IWGSC CS RefSeq v2.1, whole genome shotgun sequence encodes these proteins:
- the LOC123144456 gene encoding uncharacterized protein, with product MMCGVRSGSAPALTTMGRPPLSAPWMAYAANTDAASIWGTSTAASSVAVFRRSSSDWVDLELQSTSHRGVPHFLLSMQSTVKAKGLAVPGASEAAGFKGWRGFGYLGGQRRGIRGSHRADSPVQLSWQARAARLPRPTSKASSPTPTLDGAAPPSLHRDVAPSCVVKARLLLHPLDSKDLA from the exons ATGATGTGTGGGGTGAGGTCCGGCAGTGCTCCTGCGTTGACGACGATGGGGCGGCCCCCTCTATCGGCGCCATGGATGGCCTACGCAGCCAACACAGACGCGGCCTCGATCTGGGGTACCTCCACAGCGGCCTCGAGCGTCGCAGTGTTCCGACGAAGCAGCTCTGACTGGGTGGATTTGGAACTGCAGTCCACATCGCACAGAGGAGTGCCCCACTTCCTCCTCTCCATGCAGTCCACTGTCAAAGCCAAGGGACTTGCCGTCCCGGGGGCATCAGAGGCAGCTGGCTTCAAAGGTTGGAGGGGGTTCGGTTATCTCGGCGGTCAGCGACGAGGGATCCGAGGCAGCCACCGCGCCGACAGCCCCGTGCAGCTCAGTTGGCAAGCCCGTGCAGCTCGGTTGCCACGGCCGACCTCCAAAGCCTCCTCCCCAACCCCGACACTGGACGGCGCCGCCCCGCCATCCCTTCACCGTGATGTAGCTCCGTCGTGCGTTGTCAAGGCGAG GCTACTTCTCCACCCCCTGGACTCGAAGGATCTGGCCTGA